Proteins from a genomic interval of Pelagicoccus enzymogenes:
- a CDS encoding DUF1593 domain-containing protein codes for MKRIPLLLLLFIACVSLRAGTLEKHRMIVLTDMGADPDDEQSLVRLLLYANQIDIEGIIATTSCWHRDSIRPDFIDTILDAYEKVQPNLLKHEKGYPSADELRAVAKDGMPKYGMEGVGEGMDTEGSEWIISALEKEDERPLWISVWGGPNVLAQALYKIDKTRSKKEAKRLIEKLRVYTISDQDDSAMWMRKTFPNLFYIVTPTDDYGKATWIAINNNHEGSDNSLVSNPWLARNIQQGHGPLGAKYPDTAWGVEGDTPAFLGLIPNGLNALERPNWGSWGGRYELSIPDIASFQDGSSVVVPEPETRPIWTDASDTYTPYRISQYKRAIEKDEKSYSGNAVTLWRWREDFQNDFAARMDWCTMSYEEANHPPVVHLNHPREITVKSGQGFTLDAYGSSDPDGDSISYLWFHYPEAGTYKEFVSHNGAENFDRVNYTAPKVDKEETLHIILKLSDKGTPALTRYARVIVTVEP; via the coding sequence ATGAAACGAATACCGCTACTCTTACTCCTTTTTATCGCCTGTGTCAGTCTCCGCGCTGGAACGCTGGAGAAACATCGCATGATCGTGCTCACCGACATGGGCGCGGATCCGGACGATGAGCAGTCTTTGGTACGGCTTCTACTCTATGCGAACCAAATCGATATAGAGGGGATCATCGCCACGACATCCTGCTGGCACCGCGATAGCATACGTCCTGACTTTATCGATACGATTTTGGATGCCTACGAGAAGGTGCAGCCAAATCTTCTCAAGCACGAGAAGGGGTACCCGAGCGCGGATGAATTGCGAGCGGTGGCCAAAGACGGTATGCCTAAGTACGGTATGGAAGGCGTAGGCGAAGGCATGGATACGGAAGGTTCCGAATGGATCATCTCCGCTTTGGAAAAGGAGGACGAGCGGCCACTTTGGATTTCGGTTTGGGGTGGTCCTAACGTCTTAGCCCAAGCTCTCTATAAAATTGACAAGACTCGTTCTAAAAAGGAAGCCAAGCGTCTTATAGAGAAGCTCCGCGTCTATACTATCTCCGACCAGGACGACAGCGCGATGTGGATGCGCAAGACGTTTCCGAACCTCTTCTACATCGTCACCCCGACTGATGATTACGGCAAAGCTACTTGGATCGCCATCAACAACAACCACGAAGGCAGCGATAATTCGCTGGTGAGCAATCCGTGGCTAGCTCGCAATATCCAGCAAGGGCACGGTCCTCTTGGCGCAAAATATCCCGATACAGCTTGGGGAGTGGAAGGGGATACGCCCGCATTTCTGGGATTGATTCCCAATGGGCTCAACGCCTTGGAACGGCCCAACTGGGGGAGCTGGGGTGGCCGCTACGAGCTCAGCATACCCGATATCGCGTCCTTCCAAGACGGCAGCTCGGTCGTCGTGCCGGAGCCGGAAACGCGTCCTATCTGGACGGATGCGTCCGACACCTATACGCCGTATCGGATCAGCCAGTACAAGCGGGCCATCGAGAAAGACGAGAAAAGCTATAGTGGAAATGCGGTGACGCTTTGGCGTTGGCGCGAGGATTTTCAGAACGACTTTGCCGCTCGCATGGATTGGTGCACCATGAGCTACGAGGAGGCGAACCATCCGCCTGTGGTGCATCTAAATCACCCGAGGGAAATCACCGTCAAGTCCGGTCAGGGCTTCACTCTCGACGCGTACGGTAGCAGTGACCCCGATGGCGATAGCATCAGCTACCTTTGGTTTCATTACCCTGAGGCAGGCACCTACAAGGAGTTTGTTTCCCACAATGGCGCGGAGAATTTCGACCGGGTGAACTACACCGCGCCCAAGGTAGACAAGGAAGAAACGCTGCACATTATTCTCAAGCTCTCCGACAAGGGTACCCCGGCGCTTACGCGCTATGCTCGAGTCATCGTGACGGTCGAGCCGTAG
- a CDS encoding FGGY-family carbohydrate kinase: MPHFLSLDQSTSATKALIFSEKGEIVARASLEHKQHYPKPGWVEHDAEEIWSNTLSVVGKVIESEAVELKDIACVSITNQRETIVVFEKGTGKPLYHAMVWQCRRGVELCDAAIAGGFESIVQERTGLKIDAYFSASKLKWLMRNEPEIARRIKSGEALVGTIDAYLIYRMTEGRTFATDTTNASRTLLYDISLLDWDDELCELWETPRQALPEVRDSEARFGETTFEGLLETPLEICGVMGDSQAALFAQGCFEPGTAKVTFGTGSSILLNIGSELKRSNRGVVSTLAWTRGGVPTYAFEGIIISSAATLAWLKDQLGLFSDYSEIEPMARELPDNGGVYLVPAFTGLGLPYWKADAKAIIVGLSSQSDRRHVVRAGLESIAFQVCEALKVMRSEAGISLKSLKADGGATTNRFLMSLVADLCGVDLSVAKMPECSPLGATMAGMLGKGVVSSPDDFSFGVPETFVPAMSSEQVDKLISGWKSAVGQIA, from the coding sequence ATGCCCCATTTCTTGTCCTTAGACCAAAGTACCTCGGCTACGAAAGCCCTGATTTTCTCCGAGAAGGGAGAGATCGTTGCTCGTGCTTCGCTGGAACATAAGCAGCACTATCCTAAGCCCGGTTGGGTCGAACATGACGCTGAGGAGATTTGGTCGAACACCTTGTCGGTCGTAGGCAAAGTTATCGAGTCGGAGGCCGTGGAGCTGAAGGATATTGCCTGTGTTAGCATCACCAACCAGCGAGAGACGATCGTGGTCTTCGAAAAGGGCACAGGCAAGCCGCTCTACCATGCGATGGTTTGGCAGTGTCGGCGTGGCGTCGAGCTTTGCGACGCGGCGATTGCGGGGGGATTTGAAAGCATCGTTCAGGAACGCACCGGTCTGAAAATCGACGCCTACTTTTCTGCGTCCAAACTGAAATGGCTCATGCGCAACGAGCCGGAGATCGCTCGTCGGATAAAGTCGGGCGAAGCCCTCGTAGGAACCATCGACGCTTACCTCATCTACCGTATGACGGAAGGGCGTACGTTTGCCACGGATACGACGAACGCTAGCCGAACCTTGCTCTACGACATTTCGCTGCTCGATTGGGACGATGAGCTTTGCGAGCTCTGGGAAACGCCGCGCCAAGCCTTGCCGGAAGTGCGAGACAGCGAAGCTCGTTTTGGCGAGACCACTTTCGAGGGATTGCTGGAGACGCCGCTCGAGATATGCGGCGTGATGGGAGACTCGCAGGCGGCCTTGTTTGCTCAAGGATGCTTTGAGCCGGGGACTGCGAAGGTCACCTTTGGCACGGGCTCTTCCATTTTGCTCAACATCGGTTCGGAGCTGAAGCGCTCAAACCGCGGAGTTGTCTCGACCTTGGCTTGGACTCGCGGAGGAGTGCCGACTTATGCCTTCGAGGGCATCATTATCAGCTCGGCGGCGACGCTCGCATGGTTAAAGGATCAGCTTGGATTGTTCTCCGACTACTCGGAGATCGAGCCCATGGCTCGCGAGCTGCCCGACAATGGTGGCGTCTATTTGGTACCCGCCTTTACGGGTCTCGGCCTGCCTTATTGGAAAGCCGATGCCAAGGCCATCATCGTGGGATTGAGTTCTCAGAGCGACCGTCGGCACGTGGTGCGGGCTGGTCTGGAGTCGATCGCTTTCCAAGTATGCGAGGCTTTGAAGGTGATGCGTTCCGAGGCAGGGATTTCTCTAAAAAGCCTAAAGGCGGACGGTGGCGCCACGACCAATCGTTTCCTGATGAGCTTGGTGGCGGATTTGTGCGGGGTGGACCTGAGCGTGGCGAAGATGCCAGAATGCTCGCCCCTTGGCGCTACGATGGCTGGGATGCTGGGGAAGGGCGTCGTTTCCTCGCCGGACGACTTTTCCTTTGGCGTTCCCGAAACCTTCGTGCCTGCAATGTCATCCGAGCAAGTTGATAAATTGATCTCTGGCTGGAAATCTGCGGTCGGTCAGATAGCTTGA
- a CDS encoding ABC transporter permease, with amino-acid sequence MNSETLSANLNRFRSLLALGLMVIALSFLSDQFLTADNGFNILRQISVNLCLSIGMTLVIVSGGIDLSVGAILGLAGAVAAGLLKHGLSIPSLGVALVFTTSGAILAGVLVGGAAGWANGFVITRFRLPPFVATLGMLSIARGLTMLWTGGFPITGLGDTFGAVGTGSFLGVPMPVWIMAAMAALFVVVTKKSRFGRHLYAVGGNERAARLTGLRVNRIKIAVYTLAGALAGVAGLIVTSRLDSAQPNAGLGYELDSIAAVVIGGTSLSGGRGTVIGTVLGCLIIGVLNNGLFLLNVSPFWQQVIKGGVILLAVAIDKMNSNERDA; translated from the coding sequence ATGAATTCTGAAACCTTATCAGCTAATCTAAACCGTTTCCGGTCGCTTCTCGCCCTGGGGCTCATGGTGATCGCCCTGAGCTTTCTATCCGACCAATTTCTGACTGCGGACAATGGCTTCAACATTCTTCGTCAGATCTCGGTAAACCTTTGCCTATCGATCGGCATGACCTTGGTGATCGTGAGTGGTGGCATCGACCTCTCGGTGGGGGCCATCCTAGGGCTCGCGGGAGCGGTGGCTGCTGGTCTCCTGAAACACGGACTTTCCATACCCTCGCTCGGGGTGGCTCTCGTTTTCACGACTTCCGGAGCGATTTTGGCAGGGGTGCTCGTCGGCGGCGCCGCGGGTTGGGCAAATGGCTTTGTAATCACGCGGTTTCGGTTGCCGCCTTTCGTGGCGACGCTCGGCATGCTGAGTATTGCCCGCGGTCTGACCATGCTTTGGACAGGTGGCTTCCCGATCACCGGTTTAGGCGATACCTTTGGGGCGGTGGGAACAGGAAGTTTTCTGGGAGTGCCCATGCCGGTTTGGATCATGGCGGCGATGGCGGCTCTTTTTGTGGTGGTGACAAAGAAGTCACGCTTTGGGCGTCACCTATACGCGGTGGGCGGCAACGAGCGGGCTGCTCGCCTGACAGGCCTGCGCGTGAACCGTATCAAGATTGCGGTATACACTTTGGCCGGAGCTCTTGCCGGGGTGGCCGGGCTGATCGTCACTTCGCGTCTCGACTCCGCCCAGCCCAACGCGGGCCTTGGCTACGAGCTCGACTCGATCGCGGCGGTGGTGATCGGGGGAACCTCCTTGTCCGGCGGACGCGGCACGGTGATCGGCACGGTGCTGGGCTGCTTGATTATCGGTGTGCTCAACAACGGTCTTTTCCTGCTGAACGTCTCTCCCTTCTGGCAGCAGGTTATCAAGGGAGGTGTCATCCTTCTCGCGGTGGCGATCGACAAGATGAATTCGAACGAACGCGACGCGTAG
- a CDS encoding D-ribose ABC transporter substrate-binding protein, with protein MRTQKLPRFVWLTLFIALSSLFSGCGKNDSTASGDDAGPKRMAVVVSTLNNPWFVVLAETARDRAVELGYQATIFDSQNDPSKESVHFDNLIASGYDAVLFNCTDAEGSIANVRRAKQAGIPVFCMDREITANDVATSQVLSDNYSGCVALGEYFVEVVGEEGEYAEILGIIADTNTWNRSKGFHSVVDRFPGLKMVAQQSADFDRAKALEVMESILQANPNIKAVFCGNDAMAMGAYQALLAAGKANQVKVFGFDGADDVVKSIADGKITATGMQFPKRMARVSAESADAYIKGKRDFEQRTLVPVELVTIENVSNYGDFGRK; from the coding sequence ATGCGTACCCAAAAACTACCCCGATTTGTTTGGCTCACTCTATTCATCGCGCTCTCCAGCCTATTTTCTGGCTGTGGAAAGAACGATTCCACCGCATCTGGCGACGATGCTGGGCCGAAGCGAATGGCAGTCGTGGTATCGACTCTCAATAACCCATGGTTCGTGGTCTTGGCCGAGACTGCCCGAGACCGAGCGGTCGAGCTCGGCTATCAAGCCACTATTTTTGATTCTCAGAACGACCCGTCCAAGGAGTCTGTGCATTTCGATAACTTGATTGCTTCTGGCTACGACGCGGTGCTCTTTAATTGCACCGATGCCGAAGGTTCGATCGCGAACGTGCGGCGGGCGAAGCAGGCCGGCATTCCGGTTTTCTGCATGGACCGTGAGATCACTGCGAACGACGTGGCCACCTCCCAAGTCCTTTCGGATAACTATTCCGGATGCGTGGCGCTCGGGGAGTACTTTGTCGAAGTGGTTGGCGAGGAGGGCGAATACGCTGAAATCTTGGGCATCATCGCCGACACCAATACTTGGAACCGTTCCAAGGGCTTCCACAGCGTGGTGGACCGCTTTCCCGGCTTGAAGATGGTTGCCCAGCAGTCCGCAGACTTTGACCGTGCCAAAGCTTTGGAGGTTATGGAATCGATCCTGCAGGCTAATCCCAATATCAAGGCCGTCTTTTGCGGCAATGACGCGATGGCGATGGGTGCTTACCAGGCCCTGCTCGCTGCCGGAAAGGCCAATCAGGTCAAGGTCTTTGGCTTCGACGGGGCGGACGATGTGGTCAAGTCGATCGCTGATGGAAAGATCACCGCCACAGGTATGCAATTTCCCAAGCGCATGGCGCGAGTTTCGGCCGAAAGCGCGGATGCGTACATCAAGGGTAAGAGAGATTTCGAGCAGCGCACTTTGGTGCCTGTCGAGTTGGTAACGATTGAAAACGTATCCAACTACGGCGACTTCGGCCGCAAGTAA
- a CDS encoding DUF2291 family protein: protein MNTVSKPSPATPKKWLRVGGTILVVAALWILFPPFGIVSLDEDGKIPSQSNAEVFDPTAFVETFWKGKLEPRFESATKVTVLVEALSDDLAGAVETYGIRQGDVGPAYFLTQGEATIVALKGRRATLAIGKSEVNLLIAPPVFGNTVRDGTGLLNLNDFPGLEEFNAVSATLNHKVETEVMQTLGGNLEVGTRLRFVGCGKAPSSLGDGPIAEFIPLFVEVVQ from the coding sequence ATGAATACTGTATCTAAACCGTCGCCTGCGACTCCGAAAAAATGGCTTCGCGTTGGCGGAACGATCCTAGTCGTAGCAGCGCTTTGGATACTTTTTCCTCCGTTTGGAATCGTTTCACTGGACGAGGATGGTAAAATTCCCTCGCAGTCGAATGCAGAGGTCTTTGATCCGACCGCTTTTGTTGAGACTTTCTGGAAAGGGAAACTGGAGCCGCGGTTCGAAAGCGCGACGAAGGTGACCGTATTGGTTGAAGCTCTCTCTGACGATTTAGCTGGGGCGGTCGAAACCTATGGCATCCGGCAAGGAGATGTCGGCCCGGCCTATTTTTTGACTCAGGGCGAGGCAACGATCGTGGCCTTAAAAGGCCGTCGAGCTACTCTCGCTATTGGGAAGTCTGAGGTAAATCTGTTGATCGCTCCCCCTGTATTCGGAAATACGGTACGGGATGGAACGGGACTTCTGAATCTGAACGATTTTCCGGGGCTGGAGGAGTTCAACGCGGTTTCGGCGACTTTGAACCATAAAGTCGAAACCGAGGTCATGCAAACACTCGGCGGGAATTTGGAAGTCGGGACACGTCTACGCTTCGTGGGTTGCGGCAAGGCGCCAAGTTCCCTCGGGGACGGGCCTATCGCAGAGTTTATTCCCCTGTTTGTGGAGGTTGTTCAGTGA
- a CDS encoding transketolase — protein sequence MNYTDGQLELKSLKLRRSVIKWIKHAGAGHTGGSLSCIDILNVLYNRILKVSPATFSSPDRDRYVQSKGHAVEALFVVLADAGFFDESDLETLCAYQSHYVGHPTRKVNGVEQNTGGLGHGLPICVGTALAGKMDKKDYRVFTLLGDGELAEGSNWEAAMSAAHYKLDNLTAVIDCNTLQIAGRTAEVMNSEPLVEKWEAFGWSVRRIDGHDYAALTEALQAPLEKGKPSMVIANTVKGKGVDFMEDVGKWHHGVPNDEEYERAMASFETQIGIKEGALS from the coding sequence ATGAATTACACCGACGGACAACTAGAGCTGAAGTCGCTGAAATTGCGACGTAGCGTCATCAAGTGGATCAAGCACGCGGGGGCCGGCCACACGGGCGGTAGCTTGTCTTGCATCGATATTTTAAATGTATTGTACAATCGGATACTGAAGGTCTCGCCAGCGACCTTTTCGTCGCCGGATCGTGATCGCTACGTGCAGAGCAAGGGACACGCGGTTGAGGCCTTGTTCGTTGTCCTGGCCGATGCTGGCTTTTTCGATGAGTCGGACTTGGAAACGCTTTGCGCCTACCAGTCTCATTACGTGGGGCATCCGACCCGAAAAGTGAACGGCGTGGAGCAAAACACGGGCGGTTTAGGCCATGGTCTCCCGATCTGCGTGGGCACCGCTTTGGCGGGCAAAATGGACAAGAAGGACTACCGCGTCTTTACGCTTTTGGGAGATGGCGAGCTGGCCGAAGGTTCGAACTGGGAAGCAGCTATGTCGGCGGCCCATTACAAATTGGATAACTTAACGGCGGTGATTGACTGCAATACTTTGCAAATCGCGGGCCGGACTGCGGAGGTGATGAATAGCGAACCTTTGGTCGAAAAGTGGGAAGCCTTCGGCTGGTCGGTGCGTCGCATCGACGGTCATGACTACGCTGCCTTGACGGAAGCGTTGCAGGCTCCCTTGGAAAAAGGAAAGCCAAGTATGGTAATTGCGAATACAGTGAAAGGTAAAGGCGTGGACTTCATGGAAGACGTCGGAAAGTGGCACCATGGCGTGCCGAACGACGAGGAATACGAACGTGCCATGGCAAGTTTTGAAACTCAGATCGGTATCAAGGAAGGAGCATTGTCATGA
- a CDS encoding sugar ABC transporter ATP-binding protein, which yields MSIESKCILEADNIVKTFPGVKALSGAGLRVHAGRLLALLGENGAGKSTLMNVLSGVFEPDSGDILVDGQRVQFKNTREAQACGIGIVHQELNLIPYLSVAENVFLGCEPRSWTGLVDFPKMEAETAKILERVDLRVEPSELVANLRVGQQQLVEIAKALASDARVLILDEPTSSLSSHEVDTLFSVVRDLKEDGVGLIYITHKFEELAPICDDVVIFRDGQRVGEGLLSEMSRDRIIGLMAGRESKELFHKEATELGDEILRAENISLPGEGVGRAFLVDQVSLSLRKGEVLGLFGLVGAGRTELLECLFGAHAGLASGTVFIDGEAVNFRTPADAIAARMAFAPEDRKRDGLVLPMSVLENASLPTLENSIRFGLVDEGKEASFIKPYIDRFRVKTPSLQQAVVNLSGGNQQKVILAKWLATEPRILLLDEPTRGIDVNAKREIYSFIDELAKAGLGLIVVSSELPEVLALADRVIVLCEGKKTAEFSREEATPERVLHAALPDKALESE from the coding sequence GTGAGCATCGAGTCAAAGTGTATCCTCGAAGCGGATAACATCGTTAAGACTTTTCCTGGAGTGAAGGCCCTTTCTGGGGCGGGGCTTCGGGTGCATGCCGGCAGGTTGCTCGCTCTTCTCGGAGAAAACGGGGCCGGCAAGTCGACTTTGATGAACGTGCTTTCTGGCGTGTTTGAGCCGGACTCCGGCGATATCTTGGTCGATGGACAACGTGTCCAATTTAAGAATACGCGGGAGGCGCAGGCTTGCGGCATCGGTATCGTCCACCAGGAGCTAAATCTAATTCCTTACCTTTCGGTAGCCGAGAACGTGTTCCTTGGATGCGAACCTCGTTCCTGGACCGGCTTGGTTGACTTCCCGAAGATGGAAGCGGAGACGGCAAAGATCCTCGAGCGAGTGGACTTGCGGGTAGAGCCAAGCGAGCTCGTCGCGAATTTGCGGGTCGGGCAGCAGCAGCTGGTGGAGATTGCGAAAGCCTTGGCCTCGGATGCGAGGGTGTTGATCCTTGACGAGCCGACCTCTTCGCTCTCGTCCCACGAAGTGGATACGCTTTTTTCGGTCGTGCGGGACTTGAAGGAAGACGGTGTCGGTTTGATCTACATTACGCACAAATTTGAAGAACTCGCGCCTATCTGCGACGATGTAGTGATCTTTAGAGACGGGCAGAGGGTCGGCGAAGGTTTACTGTCCGAAATGAGCCGAGATCGCATCATCGGCTTGATGGCAGGTCGAGAGTCCAAGGAGCTTTTTCACAAGGAAGCCACGGAGCTGGGCGATGAAATCTTGCGAGCCGAAAACATCAGTTTGCCCGGGGAGGGCGTGGGACGCGCTTTTCTCGTGGACCAAGTGTCGCTCTCGCTTAGGAAAGGCGAAGTGCTTGGCCTTTTCGGCTTGGTAGGGGCGGGTCGCACTGAACTGCTGGAGTGCTTGTTCGGAGCGCACGCAGGCCTGGCTAGCGGCACGGTCTTTATCGACGGAGAAGCGGTCAACTTTCGCACACCGGCCGACGCGATCGCGGCTCGCATGGCCTTTGCTCCGGAGGACCGTAAGCGCGATGGCTTGGTATTGCCCATGAGCGTACTGGAAAACGCCAGTTTGCCGACTTTGGAAAATTCCATTCGCTTCGGTCTCGTCGACGAGGGCAAGGAAGCTTCGTTTATTAAGCCCTATATCGACCGCTTCCGGGTGAAGACTCCCAGCTTGCAGCAAGCGGTGGTCAATCTGAGCGGCGGCAATCAGCAGAAAGTAATTCTGGCCAAGTGGCTGGCGACCGAGCCGCGGATCTTGCTGCTCGACGAGCCGACGCGCGGTATCGACGTAAACGCGAAGCGGGAGATCTACAGTTTTATCGACGAGCTCGCGAAAGCTGGGCTGGGCTTGATTGTAGTGTCTTCGGAACTACCAGAAGTATTGGCCTTAGCGGACCGAGTTATCGTTCTTTGCGAAGGAAAAAAGACAGCGGAGTTTAGCCGGGAAGAGGCGACTCCAGAACGAGTTTTGCATGCGGCCCTGCCTGACAAGGCCCTAGAGAGTGAATAG
- a CDS encoding transketolase C-terminal domain-containing protein has product MYSAAAAEIAAEIGLAKGKANLEVFASTMEEMAASDRNVVAVVSDSRGSGKLAPFGKAYPDQLVEVGIAEQNLVGVSAGLASAGKKVFAVSPSCFLTARSLEQIKNDVAYSDNPVTLVGISSGVSYGALGTTHHSLHDFAALRAINNLIVVCPADNYEAEQSVRAAAALEKPVFIRFGKAPLYSLGKESEQAFEFGKARLIREGNDLAFIATGEAVIHALLAAEKLKRDEGLEARVLSVHSLKPFDSEAVLSAARECKAIVTVEEHMVNGGLGEACAATILEAGISACAFRRVGIPDEYTVTGSQADIFRHYGISMEGLAETAKALLSKAQ; this is encoded by the coding sequence ATGTACAGCGCCGCGGCCGCAGAAATCGCCGCGGAGATCGGACTCGCCAAAGGTAAGGCGAATCTCGAAGTCTTTGCTTCCACCATGGAAGAGATGGCGGCGAGCGACAGAAACGTGGTAGCGGTCGTGAGCGACTCGCGCGGTTCGGGCAAGCTGGCTCCTTTTGGCAAGGCTTATCCCGATCAGCTCGTCGAAGTGGGGATCGCTGAGCAGAACCTAGTGGGCGTTTCAGCGGGGCTCGCTTCGGCAGGGAAAAAAGTTTTCGCCGTATCGCCCTCGTGCTTTTTGACGGCGCGTTCCTTGGAGCAGATCAAGAACGACGTCGCGTATTCAGATAATCCTGTCACCTTGGTGGGAATCAGCTCCGGCGTAAGCTACGGCGCTCTCGGGACGACGCATCACTCCTTGCATGACTTCGCGGCGCTGCGGGCGATCAATAATCTGATCGTCGTGTGCCCAGCGGACAACTACGAGGCGGAGCAGTCGGTACGGGCGGCGGCCGCGCTGGAAAAGCCCGTTTTCATCCGCTTCGGAAAGGCTCCGCTTTACAGCTTGGGCAAGGAGAGCGAGCAGGCTTTCGAGTTTGGCAAAGCTCGCTTGATTCGCGAAGGCAATGACCTTGCTTTCATCGCCACTGGCGAAGCAGTGATCCATGCCTTGCTCGCGGCCGAGAAGTTGAAGCGAGACGAAGGGCTGGAAGCTCGTGTGCTCAGCGTGCATAGTCTGAAACCGTTTGATAGCGAGGCGGTGCTGTCCGCTGCCCGAGAATGCAAAGCGATCGTGACGGTCGAGGAGCACATGGTAAACGGTGGTCTAGGCGAAGCGTGTGCGGCTACAATATTGGAAGCAGGTATCAGCGCTTGCGCGTTTCGGCGCGTCGGCATTCCTGACGAGTACACGGTGACTGGCAGCCAAGCCGATATTTTCCGCCACTATGGGATTTCCATGGAAGGCCTTGCCGAGACTGCGAAGGCGCTTCTTTCCAAAGCCCAGTAG
- a CDS encoding RNA polymerase sigma factor produces the protein MVRLFEKYDSETNADSDPDPDELLIRMGNEDESAFESFYYSFRGIGMTFILEIVNDHGKAEEIFNDAMLKLYSYSSSFDTRNGAALALFKVIAKRTAIDRIRRKNFICFTDDPYCFGSAKPLYDSDRSPDSEVELASNLEELRGAIEQLSPTLKRPIKMFCETGMSYPQIAAKLQLPLASVKTSMRRGIIALRALTANESRPHRRANYGSTVTMTRA, from the coding sequence ATGGTTCGCCTATTCGAAAAATACGATTCGGAAACAAACGCCGACTCGGACCCCGATCCCGACGAATTGCTCATCCGCATGGGCAACGAGGACGAAAGCGCGTTTGAAAGCTTCTACTACAGTTTCCGCGGCATCGGGATGACCTTTATATTGGAAATCGTCAACGACCACGGAAAAGCCGAGGAGATCTTCAACGACGCGATGCTGAAGCTGTATAGCTACAGCTCCTCGTTTGATACTCGCAACGGCGCAGCTCTAGCCCTCTTCAAAGTGATCGCCAAACGGACCGCCATCGACCGCATAAGGCGGAAGAACTTTATCTGCTTCACCGACGATCCCTACTGCTTCGGAAGCGCCAAACCACTCTACGATTCGGATCGCTCGCCCGATAGCGAAGTAGAACTTGCTTCGAATTTGGAGGAACTGCGCGGCGCCATCGAGCAGCTCAGCCCCACCCTGAAACGTCCGATCAAGATGTTCTGCGAAACCGGCATGAGCTATCCGCAGATCGCCGCCAAACTGCAACTGCCCTTGGCGAGCGTGAAGACATCGATGCGCAGAGGTATCATCGCCCTCCGCGCTTTGACCGCAAATGAGTCGCGTCCGCACCGCAGAGCCAACTACGGCTCGACCGTCACGATGACTCGAGCATAG